Proteins from a genomic interval of Pelagibaculum spongiae:
- a CDS encoding glycosyltransferase — protein MPRFVSFKERLAEIMIQTCESLLRLDPEQKFILTRLAQPPYSIDRVLAFVFFSRYFGNLKYQGQHPCTFTPIVCRDINPAAINRLLTELPDEKQKSISLLLFRVMAQIADVFGCYQAGVRSGHSGESHIHRIWLGADPGEDNITQMLAANCKVWQRWKNKKPGGRQYIWTDNKRLLQGGYKLFSCQARDYSELLFLSSDDPRYLKNMSIFCLNLISAKRYAHATNILRLLCLLRYGGLYLDFTVFDAESLPNPVLGKSLTQLKHAVVFQPDRDSFLVSTVASAKNEEKQYRIDNFLAYSSVMDLISSKAVDLKVWNLYAENFCLYAGSTCHPEVEFALKHAEQAVNPVFGRQLKFSLTNQQFFYEKTMLDNGFNLHDILDTSPLVFSLLKQNKIKMEAFLMTLSEDFGCDLSNESRLLADIGVSSLYINLELSSLGESFKFLFNSDIKSLAYSRVLGLNKQSNMSWEIEKTKKIRPHEI, from the coding sequence ATGCCTAGATTTGTCAGTTTTAAGGAACGTCTTGCGGAAATTATGATTCAGACTTGTGAATCTTTGCTTAGATTAGATCCAGAACAAAAATTTATTCTTACTAGGCTGGCTCAACCTCCGTATTCAATTGATAGGGTTTTGGCCTTTGTTTTTTTTAGTAGATATTTTGGTAATCTTAAATATCAGGGGCAGCATCCTTGTACCTTCACTCCCATAGTTTGTCGGGATATCAATCCGGCCGCTATTAATCGGCTTTTAACAGAACTTCCCGATGAAAAACAAAAATCAATCTCTCTCCTGTTGTTTCGAGTGATGGCGCAAATAGCTGATGTTTTCGGATGCTATCAAGCAGGGGTTCGCTCTGGCCATTCGGGAGAATCTCATATCCATAGGATATGGTTAGGCGCCGACCCTGGCGAGGATAATATCACGCAAATGTTAGCGGCAAACTGTAAAGTGTGGCAACGCTGGAAGAATAAAAAACCAGGTGGGCGACAGTATATATGGACTGACAATAAGAGATTGCTTCAAGGTGGGTACAAGCTATTTTCATGTCAGGCAAGAGATTATTCTGAGTTACTATTTCTCAGTAGTGATGACCCGAGATATTTGAAAAATATGTCTATATTTTGCTTGAACTTGATTTCAGCAAAAAGATATGCGCATGCTACAAATATTTTGAGATTGTTATGCTTGCTAAGATACGGTGGCTTGTATCTTGATTTTACTGTTTTTGACGCTGAGTCGTTGCCCAACCCGGTATTAGGTAAGTCGCTTACCCAATTAAAGCACGCAGTTGTATTCCAGCCAGATAGAGATTCTTTTTTAGTTTCAACCGTGGCATCTGCAAAAAATGAAGAGAAACAATATAGAATAGATAATTTTCTCGCTTATTCGTCAGTTATGGATTTAATATCAAGTAAAGCAGTTGATTTGAAAGTATGGAATCTGTATGCTGAAAATTTTTGCTTGTATGCAGGAAGTACTTGCCATCCTGAGGTTGAATTCGCTTTAAAGCATGCAGAGCAGGCTGTTAATCCGGTATTTGGAAGGCAACTAAAATTCTCACTAACGAATCAACAATTTTTCTATGAAAAAACTATGCTTGATAACGGTTTTAATCTCCATGATATACTTGATACTAGTCCGTTGGTATTCAGCTTGCTAAAGCAAAATAAAATTAAAATGGAAGCTTTCTTAATGACACTCTCTGAAGATTTTGGGTGTGATCTTAGCAATGAAAGCAGATTGTTGGCTGACATAGGTGTCTCATCTTTATATATTAATTTGGAGTTAAGTAGTCTAGGAGAAAGTTTCAAATTTTTGTTTAATTCGGATATTAAATCGCTGGCGTACTCTCGAGTTCTTGGTCTAAATAAACAATCTAATATGTCTTGGGAAATAGAAAAAACTAAAAAAATACGTCCTCACGAAATATAA
- a CDS encoding DsbA family oxidoreductase — translation MKKLELRIDIISDVVCPWCIIGYKQLEKAISLFQQQCLDSGQQFTPEIYWHPFLLNPETPAEGTNLRQHLMGKYGLSAEQSDDNRDRIIQLGQQLGFEFNFHDDIRTWNTFDIHRLLHWVSTISNQQQTALKLALFDGYFTDAKPMNDFTLIAEIAGSVGLDKKQAMDVLQSDQYAEEINTIASQWRSQGISSVPAYVFDKKFLISGGQDSSVFVDFFKQNLLEKAS, via the coding sequence ATGAAAAAACTTGAATTAAGAATTGATATTATTTCCGACGTAGTTTGCCCTTGGTGCATCATTGGATATAAGCAGCTAGAGAAAGCCATCAGCCTATTTCAACAACAATGCCTGGATAGTGGACAGCAGTTTACACCTGAAATTTACTGGCACCCTTTCCTGCTCAACCCAGAAACGCCTGCTGAAGGTACCAATCTTCGTCAGCATCTAATGGGAAAATACGGCCTTAGTGCTGAACAGAGTGATGATAATCGTGACCGGATTATTCAACTGGGCCAACAGCTGGGCTTTGAATTTAACTTCCATGACGATATTCGCACCTGGAACACCTTTGATATCCATCGGCTGTTGCACTGGGTAAGTACTATTTCCAACCAACAACAAACCGCATTAAAACTGGCATTATTCGACGGCTACTTCACCGACGCCAAACCTATGAATGATTTTACCTTGATTGCAGAAATTGCTGGCTCAGTTGGTTTAGATAAAAAGCAAGCTATGGATGTTTTACAATCAGATCAATATGCCGAAGAAATTAATACCATTGCCAGCCAATGGCGCAGCCAAGGCATTAGTTCAGTGCCTGCTTATGTGTTTGATAAGAAATTTTTAATTTCGGGTGGGCAAGATAGCAGTGTATTTGTCGATTTCTTCAAGCAGAATTTGTTAGAGAAAGCATCCTGA
- a CDS encoding TetR/AcrR family transcriptional regulator encodes MSKKPAAKYSSVDSSKYHHGDLRQSLLQAATAMIGTSGIAALSMRKLADQVGVSRMAPYHHFKDKNALLCAIAEQGFERKNQSLDSIAEQSNDLLPRQQFEQYVDYYIRFAAQNSEHYDLMFSRDIWKNNQASESLKVIAHDNFQRWVGWIDKLQQQGLFDQKHSALRTAQVTWGTLHGLCRLLNDGVYTNLENLEQISQTAVDMLLKDG; translated from the coding sequence ATGAGTAAAAAACCCGCAGCAAAATATAGCTCGGTTGATAGCAGTAAATACCACCATGGTGATTTGCGACAAAGCTTGTTACAGGCAGCTACTGCAATGATCGGAACTTCAGGCATTGCTGCACTATCGATGCGTAAGCTGGCTGATCAGGTCGGGGTGTCGAGAATGGCGCCTTATCATCATTTCAAAGATAAAAATGCATTGCTTTGCGCCATTGCCGAGCAGGGCTTCGAGAGAAAAAACCAATCGTTAGATTCAATCGCCGAACAATCGAATGATTTATTGCCAAGGCAGCAGTTCGAGCAGTACGTCGATTACTATATTCGCTTCGCCGCGCAAAACAGTGAACATTACGATTTAATGTTCAGCCGAGATATCTGGAAAAACAACCAGGCCAGTGAATCACTTAAAGTGATTGCCCATGATAACTTTCAACGTTGGGTCGGTTGGATAGACAAGCTGCAGCAACAAGGCTTATTTGACCAAAAACATTCAGCACTAAGAACCGCGCAAGTAACCTGGGGCACCTTGCACGGCTTGTGTCGTTTATTAAATGATGGTGTTTATACCAACCTAGAAAACCTCGAGCAAATCAGCCAAACCGCGGTTGATATGCTGTTGAAGGATGGTTAG
- a CDS encoding oxidoreductase, whose protein sequence is MTTSDSVKSTAADPHFPHLFQPLDLGFTQLKNRIIMGSMHLGLEDIPGGFERMAAFYGERAKHGVALIVTGGIAPNKVGAISNHSATLTSEKQLPQHKLVTDAVHAHDGKICMQILHTGRYAYSPSLVAPSAIKAPINPFPPKALSEDEIEQQINDFVRCASLAKQAGYDGVEVMGSEGYFINQFIAQRTNQREDSWGGEYQNRIKLPQQIVSKIRQAVGEKFIIIYRLSMLDLVEGGSNLEEIIQLGQAIEKAGASIINTGIGWHEARIPTITTRVPRAAFTWTSAKIKQSLSLPVITSNRINMPEVAEKVLAQGDADLVSMARPFLADAEFVEKSQQGRSDEINTCIGCNQACLDHAFAGKMTSCLVNPRACHETEIISLPTSKPQKLAVIGAGPAGLAFATEAAKRGHKVTLFDAAKEIGGQFNIAKRIPGKEEFYETLRYFKKQIELTGVTLELNQFVSAEQLNSSDFEQIILATGIIPNTPNIPGINHSKVLNYLDVMAGKLVGKKVAIIGAGGIGFDISEYLTHQGVSSSLNIAAFMQEWGIDMTLQARGGVEQVKPLPAIAAREVYLLQRKKTRVGNNLGKTTGWSHRLALKNKKVKMIAGCEYLNIDDQGLHLQVDGEKMILDVDNVIICAGQLPNRSLADQIQQKPVHLIGGADIASELDAKRAIAQGTKLALQI, encoded by the coding sequence ATGACTACTTCTGATTCAGTCAAGTCCACTGCTGCAGATCCACATTTCCCGCATCTATTTCAACCGCTAGATCTCGGCTTCACCCAACTGAAAAACCGCATTATTATGGGTTCTATGCACCTTGGGCTTGAAGATATTCCGGGTGGTTTTGAGCGAATGGCCGCCTTTTATGGCGAGCGGGCCAAGCATGGTGTGGCATTGATTGTGACCGGCGGCATTGCACCGAATAAGGTCGGTGCAATTAGTAATCATTCAGCAACACTCACTAGCGAAAAACAACTGCCGCAACATAAACTGGTGACCGATGCAGTACATGCCCATGACGGCAAAATTTGTATGCAAATACTGCACACTGGCCGTTACGCTTACAGCCCGTCATTGGTTGCACCTTCAGCAATTAAGGCACCGATTAATCCTTTTCCGCCTAAAGCATTATCTGAAGATGAAATTGAACAGCAAATTAATGATTTTGTTCGCTGTGCTAGCTTAGCCAAGCAAGCCGGCTATGATGGTGTCGAAGTGATGGGTTCTGAAGGTTATTTCATTAATCAATTTATTGCCCAACGTACCAACCAGCGAGAAGACAGCTGGGGCGGTGAATACCAAAACCGAATTAAATTACCCCAGCAAATTGTTTCAAAAATTCGTCAGGCAGTCGGCGAAAAATTTATTATTATTTATCGGCTTTCTATGCTGGATTTAGTCGAAGGCGGCAGCAACCTTGAAGAAATTATTCAGCTAGGGCAAGCCATCGAAAAAGCTGGCGCTTCGATTATTAATACCGGTATTGGCTGGCATGAAGCACGCATTCCAACCATTACCACCCGAGTACCACGTGCTGCTTTTACTTGGACATCCGCCAAGATTAAACAATCACTTTCATTGCCGGTGATTACTTCTAACCGAATTAATATGCCTGAAGTGGCCGAAAAAGTTCTTGCCCAAGGCGATGCTGATTTGGTGTCCATGGCACGGCCTTTTTTAGCAGATGCGGAGTTTGTCGAAAAATCACAGCAAGGTCGCAGCGATGAAATTAACACCTGCATTGGTTGTAACCAAGCCTGCCTCGACCATGCTTTTGCCGGTAAAATGACCTCATGCTTGGTTAACCCACGCGCTTGCCATGAAACTGAAATTATCAGCCTGCCAACCAGCAAGCCACAGAAACTGGCTGTAATTGGTGCAGGGCCAGCAGGACTAGCCTTTGCCACTGAAGCGGCTAAACGCGGTCATAAAGTCACTTTATTTGATGCGGCAAAAGAAATTGGCGGCCAGTTTAATATCGCTAAAAGAATTCCCGGAAAAGAAGAATTTTACGAAACCTTACGTTATTTTAAAAAGCAGATTGAATTAACCGGTGTGACACTTGAATTGAATCAGTTTGTTTCTGCAGAACAATTAAATTCCAGTGATTTCGAACAGATTATTCTAGCAACCGGCATTATCCCCAATACTCCAAACATTCCTGGCATCAACCATAGCAAGGTTTTAAATTACCTCGATGTAATGGCAGGAAAGTTGGTGGGTAAAAAGGTCGCCATAATTGGTGCCGGTGGCATTGGTTTTGATATCAGCGAATACTTAACCCACCAAGGTGTTTCATCGAGTCTGAACATTGCTGCATTCATGCAAGAATGGGGCATCGACATGACCTTGCAAGCACGAGGTGGCGTTGAGCAAGTTAAGCCCTTACCTGCTATTGCAGCTAGAGAAGTTTATTTGCTGCAACGAAAGAAAACCCGTGTCGGCAACAACCTAGGAAAAACCACCGGTTGGTCGCACCGCTTGGCATTAAAAAATAAAAAAGTAAAAATGATCGCTGGTTGTGAATATTTAAATATCGATGACCAAGGGCTGCATTTACAAGTAGATGGCGAGAAAATGATTTTAGATGTCGATAACGTAATTATCTGCGCAGGGCAATTACCTAATCGCAGTTTGGCTGATCAAATTCAGCAAAAGCCGGTTCATTTAATCGGCGGGGCCGATATCGCCAGCGAACTAGATGCCAAGCGGGCAATTGCCCAAGGCACCAAGTTGGCGCTGCAGATATAA
- a CDS encoding DEAD/DEAH box helicase, giving the protein MPFAELGLSAPIITAITREGYQTPSPIQSKAIPLVLAGHDLMAAAQTGTGKTAGFALPILQLLDKGQRAKPNHIRALVLTPTRELAAQVSQSFTDYGSEVKLYSTVVFGGVKINPQMMRLRRGADILVATPGRLMDLYQQRAIKFDQLEMLVLDEADRMLDMGFIHDIKKILALLPEKRQSLLFSATFSDDIRRLARGFLNEPKEISVTPRNAAASTVTQWLCPVDKKQKANLLVELIRKNNWQQALVFTRTKHGANKLVRHLEAAKISATAIHGNKSQGARTKALSQFKSGEVKFLIATDIAARGLDIEQLPQVVNFDLPNVAEDYVHRIGRTGRAGADGQAVSLVAADEYPQLVDIERLIGKLLPRTLVDGFEPVHDLPISRLKTKPQSPKKPKKPKTEHRDGQHAAGSAKKTSAKPGSRPVNQNRSAKPAAKKSAPARTARPRTNVKK; this is encoded by the coding sequence ATGCCATTTGCTGAATTGGGCCTGTCAGCCCCAATCATTACTGCGATCACCCGTGAGGGCTATCAAACACCATCTCCTATCCAGAGCAAAGCGATTCCATTGGTATTGGCTGGACATGACTTGATGGCGGCAGCACAAACCGGAACAGGTAAAACTGCAGGATTTGCCCTACCTATATTGCAACTGCTTGATAAGGGGCAACGTGCTAAGCCAAATCATATTCGTGCACTCGTACTAACGCCTACTCGCGAGTTGGCCGCTCAGGTTAGCCAGTCATTTACTGATTATGGTTCTGAGGTCAAACTCTACTCCACTGTGGTATTTGGTGGTGTGAAGATCAACCCGCAAATGATGCGCTTACGCCGTGGTGCCGATATTTTGGTGGCAACCCCTGGTCGTTTGATGGATTTGTACCAGCAAAGAGCGATCAAATTTGATCAGCTGGAAATGCTGGTATTGGATGAAGCCGATCGCATGTTGGACATGGGTTTTATTCACGACATTAAAAAGATTCTGGCGCTGCTACCTGAAAAACGTCAGAGCCTGCTTTTTTCAGCGACTTTTTCTGATGATATTCGTCGACTGGCACGCGGCTTTCTTAATGAACCTAAAGAAATTTCGGTCACACCAAGAAACGCGGCAGCAAGTACCGTTACACAATGGTTATGCCCGGTAGATAAAAAGCAGAAAGCCAATTTGCTGGTTGAATTAATCCGTAAGAATAATTGGCAGCAAGCATTAGTATTTACCCGTACCAAGCATGGTGCCAATAAATTGGTTCGCCATTTGGAAGCTGCCAAAATCTCTGCAACGGCAATTCATGGCAATAAAAGCCAAGGCGCGCGTACTAAAGCTCTGTCTCAGTTTAAATCCGGCGAAGTAAAGTTTTTGATTGCAACTGATATTGCAGCTCGCGGCCTCGATATTGAACAGCTCCCTCAAGTGGTTAACTTCGATTTACCTAACGTAGCCGAAGACTATGTTCACCGTATCGGTAGAACAGGTCGTGCCGGTGCTGATGGCCAAGCGGTTTCATTAGTTGCTGCTGACGAATACCCGCAGCTGGTTGATATTGAGCGCTTAATTGGCAAATTGCTCCCAAGAACTTTGGTTGATGGTTTTGAGCCGGTACATGACTTGCCTATCTCCCGCTTAAAAACCAAGCCACAGTCCCCCAAGAAACCGAAGAAGCCTAAAACTGAGCATCGTGACGGCCAACATGCCGCCGGTTCAGCCAAAAAAACTTCAGCTAAACCGGGTAGCAGACCTGTTAACCAGAATCGCTCTGCCAAGCCGGCAGCTAAAAAATCTGCTCCAGCAAGAACAGCTCGGCCTAGAACTAACGTAAAAAAATAA
- a CDS encoding HAD-IIA family hydrolase — MIELDLTLLNQSYAQRLNWYPPIANPQQPAQRISGIADILDQIDLVLLDSYGVLCRGAVAIEGAVDAIAQIRTSNTPLCVVSNDTMTNRRVAAEKYQQRGFDFAGEEVITSLDMTEKWLAEIDQPERWGYIGPQPHPSDVLLKGMVNLTACDGVIPAEVDHLLFLVSLGWTEQMQHNLNQSAQGRQFTLVAGNPDMGAPYATDQGIKVGATPGYFMHQLVAATHQQAIPLLHGKPGQAIFEAAAKQFKVTDPSRVLMVGDTLYTDILGGNAMGFKTLLLECGIYQGLNIEQLIAESGISPNFIAPQL, encoded by the coding sequence ATGATCGAACTTGACTTAACCTTGCTCAACCAAAGCTACGCCCAGCGACTCAACTGGTATCCACCCATCGCTAACCCGCAACAGCCAGCGCAAAGAATCAGCGGCATTGCCGATATTCTGGATCAAATCGACCTGGTCTTGCTCGATTCCTACGGCGTACTTTGTCGTGGTGCGGTTGCTATTGAAGGTGCGGTTGATGCCATCGCCCAGATTCGTACCAGCAACACTCCTTTATGCGTGGTATCAAATGACACCATGACCAATCGACGGGTTGCTGCAGAAAAGTATCAGCAACGCGGCTTTGATTTTGCCGGTGAAGAAGTCATCACCAGTTTGGATATGACTGAAAAGTGGTTGGCAGAAATCGATCAGCCGGAGCGCTGGGGTTATATTGGCCCTCAGCCTCACCCTTCTGATGTTTTACTTAAAGGTATGGTTAATTTAACTGCCTGTGACGGTGTTATTCCTGCCGAGGTTGATCACCTGCTATTTCTGGTAAGCCTTGGCTGGACCGAGCAGATGCAGCACAACCTAAACCAGTCAGCACAAGGCCGACAGTTCACATTAGTCGCAGGAAACCCCGATATGGGCGCACCCTACGCAACCGACCAAGGGATTAAAGTCGGTGCGACTCCGGGTTATTTTATGCATCAACTGGTTGCTGCCACTCACCAGCAAGCGATCCCATTGCTACACGGTAAGCCAGGGCAGGCTATTTTTGAAGCGGCAGCAAAGCAATTTAAAGTGACTGATCCATCACGGGTGTTAATGGTAGGTGACACTTTATATACCGATATACTGGGTGGTAATGCAATGGGCTTTAAAACGCTGCTATTAGAATGCGGCATCTACCAAGGTTTGAACATTGAGCAATTAATTGCAGAATCTGGTATTAGCCCGAATTTTATTGCACCACAACTTTAA
- a CDS encoding phage tail protein, with the protein MKNKTGLILIAATLLGSSYNASASTEPFLGEIMWVGYSFCPRGWANADGQLLAISQNSALFSLYGTTYGGDGRTTFALPDLRGRVAIHVGRGPGMTDRRLGARAGSEQVTQTAAQMPSHSHAANGLTAELKASQNKGDLAHPESAMLADGQRAAVYGEVPADPDGITTMAEQSISVNGRVENTGGNRSMPNMQPYLVLRACIAMVGTYPSRN; encoded by the coding sequence ATGAAGAACAAAACCGGGTTAATCCTTATCGCCGCCACATTGTTGGGTAGTTCATATAATGCTTCTGCATCTACTGAACCATTTCTTGGTGAAATTATGTGGGTGGGTTACAGCTTTTGCCCCAGAGGCTGGGCTAATGCTGATGGTCAGCTGCTGGCTATAAGCCAGAATTCTGCGCTGTTTTCACTCTATGGTACGACTTATGGCGGCGATGGAAGAACAACCTTTGCTTTACCTGATCTAAGAGGCCGTGTTGCGATTCATGTAGGTCGTGGTCCTGGTATGACAGATAGACGTTTGGGAGCGAGAGCCGGTTCAGAGCAGGTGACACAAACCGCCGCTCAAATGCCGAGCCATTCTCATGCTGCGAATGGTTTAACTGCTGAGCTTAAAGCCAGTCAAAACAAGGGTGATCTGGCTCATCCAGAAAGTGCTATGTTGGCGGATGGTCAGCGAGCTGCGGTTTATGGTGAAGTGCCAGCCGACCCGGATGGAATTACGACCATGGCTGAGCAATCAATATCAGTAAATGGCCGAGTAGAAAACACCGGAGGTAACCGGTCAATGCCAAATATGCAGCCCTATTTGGTTTTAAGGGCATGCATTGCAATGGTTGGCACTTATCCATCTCGTAATTAA
- a CDS encoding metalloregulator ArsR/SmtB family transcription factor, whose protein sequence is MNLNPVIFFKGLSDETRLRCMLLLSHEGELCVCELTSALDDIQPKISRHLSQLKQAKLLLDRRQGQWVFYRLNPELPDWAKQTLDKTCSQNQAFIQPNLAALKKMAGRPDAPRCN, encoded by the coding sequence GTGAATCTTAATCCAGTAATATTTTTCAAAGGCTTATCTGACGAAACCCGTTTACGTTGCATGCTCTTGCTAAGTCATGAAGGAGAGTTATGTGTATGCGAACTCACTTCAGCCTTGGATGATATTCAACCCAAAATATCTCGACATTTATCTCAGCTAAAGCAAGCCAAATTATTATTGGACCGTCGACAGGGGCAGTGGGTGTTTTATCGTTTAAACCCAGAACTCCCTGACTGGGCCAAACAGACGCTGGATAAAACTTGCAGCCAAAATCAGGCATTTATTCAGCCCAACCTGGCTGCTCTGAAAAAAATGGCCGGTCGGCCTGACGCTCCAAGATGTAATTAA
- a CDS encoding ArsJ-associated glyceraldehyde-3-phosphate dehydrogenase, which translates to MTIKVGINGFGRMGRLALRAAFGKMDFQFIQINDPAGNAETLAHLLNFDSVHGTWSEQAKAEGNQIIISDQVIKCTQSTSISETDWSNCDLVIEASGVMKTKAKLQAYLDQGVKRVVVTAPVKEDGVLNVVMGVNHQDYDREKHPIITAASCTTNCLAPVIKVIHEKLGIRHGSMTTIHDITNTQTILDAPHKDLRRARACGISMIPTTTGSATAITHIFPELKGRLNGHAVRIPLANASLTDCVFELERATTEAEVNQLLSDAADGELKDILGYEERPLVSVDYKTDPRSSIIDAPSTMVVNGTHLKLYVWYDNEWGYANRTVELAEMVAKQGL; encoded by the coding sequence ATGACAATTAAAGTAGGTATCAATGGTTTTGGCCGCATGGGCCGCTTGGCACTTCGTGCCGCATTTGGAAAAATGGATTTTCAATTCATTCAAATCAACGACCCTGCAGGAAATGCCGAAACTCTGGCACATTTGCTTAATTTTGATTCGGTACACGGCACTTGGTCCGAACAGGCCAAGGCTGAAGGCAACCAGATTATTATTAGTGATCAGGTTATTAAATGCACTCAGAGCACAAGCATCAGCGAAACCGACTGGTCTAACTGCGATCTGGTGATTGAAGCTTCTGGCGTTATGAAAACCAAAGCCAAGCTTCAGGCTTATCTTGATCAAGGCGTAAAGCGGGTTGTAGTAACCGCACCGGTAAAAGAAGACGGTGTTTTAAATGTGGTAATGGGCGTTAACCACCAGGATTACGACCGGGAAAAACACCCGATTATCACTGCGGCATCATGCACCACTAATTGCCTGGCACCAGTGATTAAAGTGATCCATGAAAAGCTGGGCATTCGCCATGGTTCGATGACCACCATTCACGACATCACTAACACCCAGACTATTCTCGATGCGCCACACAAAGACCTGCGTCGCGCACGTGCCTGCGGTATTAGTATGATCCCAACCACCACCGGTTCAGCAACGGCAATCACCCATATTTTCCCTGAACTGAAAGGCCGCTTGAATGGCCATGCAGTGCGCATTCCTCTGGCTAATGCTTCGCTCACCGATTGTGTTTTCGAACTGGAACGAGCAACAACCGAAGCAGAAGTAAATCAGCTTTTATCTGATGCAGCTGACGGCGAATTAAAAGATATTCTGGGTTATGAAGAGCGCCCTCTGGTATCGGTTGATTATAAAACCGACCCTCGCTCAAGCATTATCGACGCTCCATCAACCATGGTAGTAAATGGCACCCATCTAAAGCTTTATGTCTGGTACGACAACGAATGGGGCTATGCAAACCGAACAGTTGAACTGGCTGAAATGGTTGCCAAACAGGGGCTGTAA
- the arsJ gene encoding organoarsenical effux MFS transporter ArsJ, which yields MNQLKNLPQQLKQYLIVTGNYWAFTLTDGALRMLVVLHFHQLGYAPLEIALLFLFYEFFGVVTNLTGGWLGARLGLNRIMNIGLATQVVALAMLLVPAAWLTVPWVMAAQALSGIAKDLNKMSAKSSIKLLVPKNAEGTLYKWVAILTGSKNALKGVGFFLGGALLVGLGFKGAIAVMAIMLTVVWISSMLLLKEDLGKAKNKPKFSEIFSKSPAINLLSGARMFLFGARDVWFVVALPVFLASQFNWDHWQVGGFLALWVMGYGVVQSFAPKITGKASGKVPDGQSAFFWALALLAIPALIALALMADVAVKISLLGGLLLFGVLFAINSSLHSYLIVSYAGEDGVSLDVGFYYMANAMGRLIGTLLSGWLFQAYGLAACLWVSSVFIAIAALISIKLPRTSLLERNT from the coding sequence ATGAATCAGCTGAAAAATTTGCCGCAGCAGTTGAAACAATACTTAATTGTTACCGGTAATTATTGGGCATTTACCTTAACCGATGGTGCATTACGAATGCTGGTGGTATTACACTTCCATCAGCTGGGTTATGCACCATTAGAAATTGCCCTGTTATTTCTTTTTTATGAATTCTTTGGTGTTGTCACCAATTTAACCGGTGGCTGGCTCGGTGCACGGCTTGGTTTGAATCGAATAATGAATATTGGTTTAGCAACACAAGTCGTTGCTTTGGCAATGCTATTGGTGCCAGCAGCCTGGTTGACTGTGCCTTGGGTGATGGCTGCCCAGGCATTATCGGGTATCGCTAAAGATTTAAACAAAATGAGCGCCAAGAGCTCAATTAAGCTACTGGTACCCAAAAACGCTGAAGGCACTTTGTACAAATGGGTGGCAATTTTAACTGGCTCAAAAAATGCACTCAAAGGCGTTGGTTTTTTCCTTGGTGGTGCACTGCTGGTTGGTCTGGGCTTTAAGGGTGCAATCGCTGTTATGGCGATTATGCTGACAGTGGTCTGGATATCCAGCATGTTGCTTTTAAAAGAAGATCTCGGAAAGGCTAAAAACAAGCCAAAATTTTCTGAAATTTTTTCAAAAAGCCCGGCCATCAACCTTCTATCGGGTGCTCGAATGTTTTTATTCGGTGCCAGAGATGTCTGGTTTGTGGTCGCATTGCCAGTATTTCTTGCCAGCCAGTTTAACTGGGACCATTGGCAAGTCGGCGGTTTTCTAGCATTGTGGGTCATGGGTTACGGTGTGGTACAAAGCTTTGCACCCAAAATTACCGGTAAAGCATCAGGCAAAGTCCCCGATGGACAAAGTGCATTTTTCTGGGCATTAGCTTTACTGGCAATTCCAGCCTTAATTGCACTGGCACTGATGGCAGATGTTGCGGTGAAAATTAGCTTGCTGGGTGGGCTTTTATTATTTGGTGTTTTATTCGCAATTAACTCTTCTCTACATAGCTACCTGATCGTTAGTTATGCCGGGGAAGATGGTGTATCGCTCGATGTCGGTTTTTACTACATGGCCAATGCCATGGGCCGCTTGATAGGCACTCTGCTATCTGGCTGGCTGTTCCAAGCCTATGGATTAGCCGCTTGCCTGTGGGTTTCTAGTGTTTTCATTGCGATAGCAGCTCTTATCTCAATTAAGTTGCCTAGGACTTCTCTACTAGAGCGAAACACATAA